The Pangasianodon hypophthalmus isolate fPanHyp1 chromosome 5, fPanHyp1.pri, whole genome shotgun sequence genome includes a window with the following:
- the tmem237a gene encoding LOW QUALITY PROTEIN: transmembrane protein 237A (The sequence of the model RefSeq protein was modified relative to this genomic sequence to represent the inferred CDS: inserted 1 base in 1 codon): MKKLWSIRSSGEIIMHVSDQYQPQHFSGSSTLCTSCGFSTGLEXLTSSLHTLQHHESNESSLSTMGRKQARDVSHMPSQEPGEDMLITKPKKKKAKKEINGAKEPEEETEPAVEMEELVSCNPSESKDALSPEPQDIPPQKKKKRKKMAHTFDMESEQQDLVNGDTQTSPSDREEVTRKSRRKRKSKITENQHNNSVEVEDDDVVTDAHTPISHRSLFSAPLGHNQSLSKVFVERNRRFQATDRLDLGHEQVEEFMEVRSMWSTRDVALRVHGGFRIVGLFCHGFLAGYAVWNIIVIYVLAGEQLKTLSNLLQQYHSLAYPTQSLLYFLLAISSVSAFDRVNLAKASMALRGFLMLDPAALASFLYFAALILSLSQQMTSDRINLYPISNESLWPPGSEHQILQPWIVVNLVVALLVGLAWFFISSRPDMDYTEEFLISMEVDDYLEYKEKSEIPS, from the exons ATGAAGAAGCTCTG GTCTATCAGGAGTAGTGGTGAAATAATTATGCATGTGTCTGATCAGTATCAGCCCCAGCACTTTTCAGGGAGCAGTACATT ATGCACGTCTTGTGGATTTAGCACAGGATTAG GGCTAACCTCCTCTCTTCACACACTCCAGCACCACGAGTCCAATGAGTCCAGTCTGAGCACAATGGGAAGAAAACAGGCA CGTGATGTGTCTCACATGCCAAG TCAAGAACCTGGGG AGGACATGTTGATTACCAAACCCAAGAAGAAAAAGGCTAAGAAGGAAATCAATGGAGCGAAAGAGCCGGAGG AGGAGACAGAGCCTGCTGTTGAAATGGAAGAGTTGGTGAGCTGTAATCCATCAGAAAGCAAGGATGCTCTTTCCCCTGAGCCTCAGGACATTCcaccacagaagaagaagaagagaaagaagatggCGCATACCTTCG ATATGGAAAGTGAGCAGCAAGACCTTGTGAATggagacacacaaacatcaccCTCAGATAGAGAAGAAGTTACTAGGAAATCTAGGCGGAAGAG GAAGTCTAAGATAACAGAGAATCAGCATAACAACAGTGTGGAAGTGGAGGACGACGATGTTGTCACTGATGCACATACTCCTATCTCTCATCGTTCTCTGTTTTCCGCCCCTCTGGGTCACAATCAGTCTCTCAGTAAAGTGTTTGTGGAGAGAAACC gtcGGTTTCAGGCAACAGATCGGCTGGACCTGGGCCATGAGCAGGTGGAAGAGTTCATGGAGGTCAGATCCATGTGGAGCACACGAGATGTTGCCTTAAGAGTTCACGGCGGCTTCAG GATCGTCGGACTCTTCTGTCATGGGTTTTTGGCAGGCTATGCTGTATGGAACATCATTGTTATTTATGTCTTGGCTGGAGAGCAGCTGAAAACACTGTCAAACCTGTTACAGCAATACCACAGCTTAGCATACCCCACCCAGTCTCTACTGTACTTCCTGCTGGCTATTAGCTCTGTGTCTGCCTTCGACAG GGTGAATCTAGCCAAGGCCTCTATGGCTCTGAGAGGGTTCCTCATGCTTGACCCAGCAGCCCTTGCGTCATTCT TGTACTTTGCAGCTCTTATTTTGTCTCTGAGTCAGCAGATGACTAGTGACCGCATCAACCTGTACCCCATATCCAATGAGTCACTATG GCCTCCAGGCTCTGAACACCAGATTCTGCAACCCTGGATTGTTGTGAATCTGGTTGTAGCTTTACTGGTTGGACTGGCCTGGTTTTTCATCTCCTCCAGACCTGACATGGACTACACAGAAG AGTTCTTAATATCTATGGAGGTAGATGACTATCTCGAATACAAGGAGAAATCAGAAATCCCCTCCTGA